Within Romboutsia sp. CE17, the genomic segment AAGATAAAAATAAATTCCACTTCTATATGGATTATAAGAATGAAATGAATAAAATCGATATAGGAATAGCTATTTGTCATTTTCATTTAACATTACAAGAAAAAGAATTAGATGGAAGATTTGAATTTGATGAGTCTAATAATATAGATAGCAAATTTAAATATGTTATATCTTGGGTATGTGAGTAAGATAAATCTAACTTTGAAGAATGTAAAGAAAATCCACTAATAGAATTTATATATAGTCAAATAAATCAAATTGTAACTATTGATAATCTATCAAGCTATTATATTAAAAATATAATACTAATCATCATATCTAGTATTTTTACTATGATAATAAAAAGAATATTTTTTATTGAATATTTAGATTTATATACATTATCTATTAAGAAGTTTCTAATATTTCAGCTTGAAATATTAGAAGCTTTTATTATTATTATTATTTACTTTACACATATTTTCTTTCACATAATCATCTAAAATAGTGACAATTAAATTATTCACACTTCTATTATCTTCCTTAGCCAATACCTCTAAATGAGATTTTAACTCTTTAGGTATAGTCAAAGTAGTTCTCATATTAATATCTTTATTAATCATCAAATCACCTCAACTGTATTATAACCAAAAAATTTCCATTAATAACATGGTGATATTTGAGAAACATAATAGTGACATCACTAATGAATCACTAATTAATGGAGGATATAAAATGGGCAGAAATAAAATACATGTTGATATAAATAAATTAATAGATCTTATAGATAAAGGATATACACAGATTCAAATTGCTAAAGAGTTAAGAATAGGTAAAAATACAATAGTAAGAATATTAGAAGAAAATAATCTATCTACAAAAACTAGATATGAAGACCTAGTAGGAAAAGTATATGGAAAATTAACAGTAATTAAAAGATTAAAAAATACAAAAGATAGAAGAAGATTATATTTATGTAGATGTGAATGTGGAAATCTTGCAAAGGTTAAGGCAAAATATTTAACTAATGGAGATACAAGAAGTTGTGGATGTTATAAGAATTTTGAAAACTACCAAGATAAAAACTATCATGAAGCATTTAGTAAGATAGGAGAAAAATATGGTAGATTAACTATTATTAATATAGAAAAAGATACTAAAAAGAATAGATATTATATGATATATAAATGTGATTGTGGAAATATAGTCAAAGATTTCTATTCAAGGGTTAAGTCAGGATATAGAGTTTCTTGTGGTTGTTATGCTAGAGAACAATCTAGTAAGAGAATGTCTAATATATGTCATTATAATTTATATAGTAAATATAGATGGTACTTTATTAAGAATGATGGTCAAAGAGTGAATTGTAGATCTGGATATGAAGTTATATTTGCCAATTATTTAATCGTAAATGATATAGAGTTTGAGTATGAACCAAATATATTTAAATTAGAAGATGGAAAGAGATATACTCCAGATTTTTATCTAGTGAAAGAAGATAAGTATATTGAAATTAAAGGAATTAATTATGAATTATATGATAAAGGAAATCAAAAGGAAAAATTTGAGTTATTTAGTAAGGATCATAATATAGAGTTATATTATTGGGAAGACTTATGTAGAATTTGTGGTATTAAGTATAAATGTTATAGTAATATTCTTACAAAAGCTAAAAGATTAAATTTATGTCCAGAGGAATATCTAGGGAATAAGTTATATTTATAAATTTAAAAATAAAACCTAAAGGTTCAATCTGAATCTTTAGGTTTTTATAATACCTTCTTCAAAACTATATTATCCTCAAATCCACCTCTAGCAGACTTCTTACCATTCCTAACCTCGAGAACCTCGTCCTCAGCATAACCATATTTACTAGCAATAGCAAACAATACTTCCATAACATCAGCAATTTCATCAACATTTCTATCAGTCAAAAGCTCCTCAACCTCTTCACCTAACTTCTTATAAAGGTATTCAAGGGCTACCTCATTACTAACAACCTCAACTTCACATTTTTTACCAGATTCCTCAATAATCTCAGGAATTCTATCTCTAACTAACTTATCATAAATTTTCATAAAAACCTCCTAAAACTTAATAAAAAAATTATAAACCCTATAAATAACAATGTCAAAAAATGATACAATATAAATATTATCAAAATAGGGGAGAATTAATATGAATTTAAACATAAATTGCATAACAGGTAATAACGATCATCTATATAAACATATACAACAAAGTTTACATAGTGCAAAATCAATAGACATAATAGTTTCATTCTTAATGGAATCGGGAGTAAAGCTAATAAAAGAAGACTTAGAAGAAATTAAAAATAAAAACATACCAATAAGAATATTAACAGGGAACTATCTAAATATAACTCAGCCATCAGCATTATATCTTTTAAAAGATATACTAGGAGAAAATGTAGATTTAAGATTTTATAACGATACAAAAAGAAGTTTTCATCCAAAGGCATATATATTTGAATACGATAATGGAGGGGAAATATTTATAGGTTCATCTAATTTATCACGATCAGCATTAACTAGTGGAATAGAATGGAATTATAGGATTGATAAATGTAAATCAGAAGAAGATTTTAATTACTATAAAATTATGTTTGAAGATTTATTTAACAATGAATCAATAATAGTAGATGATATAGAGTTAGAAAGATACTCAAAAACTTGGAAAAAGCCTAAGTTATACTCAACTTCATCAAGTAAAGAAGATCCTATAAATTATATATATAAAGAGGATAAAGATAATATAGTAAATTTATTTGAGCCAAGAGGAGCTCAAATAGAAGCATTATATCAACTGAAAAAAAGTCGAGAAGAAGGTTATGATAAAGGATTAGTAGTAGCGGCTACAGGAATAGGAAAAACATACTTAGCAGCATTTGATAGTAGAGAATTCAATAAAGTTTTATTTGTAGCCCATAGAGAAGAAATTTTAAAACAAGCTTATGAAAGCTTCAAAAACATAAGAAAAGATAAAATTATAAATTCTAATATAGATGATGAATTTAGTAATAGTATGTGTATAGTAGCCGAAAGTAATAAAATTGAAAATAATCTATATGATGATAAGTTAAATTCGAATGTAGAAGAATATAATATGGGATATTTCATGAATTCAATAAAAGATACTAATAAGGATATAGTTTTCGCATCGGTACAAAGTTTAGGGAAAAAAGAGTATTTAAAAGAAGAATATTTTTCAGAAGATTATTTTGATTATATAGTAGTTGACGAATTTCATCATGCAGTATCTAAAAATTATCAAAATATAATAAATTACTTCAAGCCTAAATTTTTACTAGGAATTACAGCCACTCCAGATAGAATGGATAACAAAGATGTATTTAGTATTTGTGATTATAATACTGTATATGAAGTTTCTTTAAAGGATGCAATAAATAAAGGTTGGTTAGTGCCATTTAGATATTATGGGATTTACGATGAAAGTGTAAATTATGATAATATAGAATTCAAAAATGGAAAATACAATGATAAGCAATTAGAAGAAGCTTTGAGTATAAATAAAAGAGCAAACTTAATATTAAATCATTATAAGAAATATAAATCAAAAAGGGCTCTGGGATTCTGTACTAGTAAAGCTCATGCAGAATTTATGGCAAAATTCTTCAATGAAAATAATATAAAAGCATGTGCTGTATATAGCGGAAACGAAGGTCAATATAATGAAGATAGAAATATTGCTTTACAAAAGCTAAGAAATGAAGAACTTCAAATAATATTCTCTGTAGATATGTTTAATGAAGGACTAGATGTAAAGGAAATAGATATGGTTTTATTTTTAAGACCTACTCAGTCTAGTACAATATTTTTACAACAGCTTGGTAGAGGACTTAGAATATCCAAAGATAAAAAATACCTTAATGTACTAGATTTTATAGGAAATTATAAAAAAGCAAATTTAGTTCCTTACTTATTAACAGGTAAAGTTAGCATAGGTAAAAATGGAGAAAGTTATATACCTAATGAAGAAGATTATCCAGAAGATTGCTTTATAGACTTTGATTTTAGAATAATAGATATCTTTGAAAATATGAGAAAAGCAAATCAAAAGTTAGAAGATATTATTAAAGAAGAATTTTATAAAGTAAAGCTAGATTTAGGATATGCACCTTCTAGAGTAGAAATGTTTACCTATATGGATGATATGGCTTATGTTAATATGAAGAAAAAAGCAAAACTAAATATATTCAAAGATTATATTAAGTTCTTAGATTTAATAAATGAAATTAATGGGGAAGAAGCTAGCATAAAAGATAGTATTGCTTATGAGTTTATAAATTTTATAGAAAATACAAGTATGAGTAAAACCTATAAGATACCAGTACTATTAGCTTTTTATAATAATGGATATATGAAATTAAAAATAAATGATAATGATTTATACAAGTCATTTAAAGAATTTTATAGCATAGGATCTAATGCAGTTGATATGCTTAGAGATAAGTCAACTTCAAATTTTAAGAGTTGGGAAGAAAAACAGTATATAAGTTTAGCTAGAAAAAATCCAGTTAAGTTTTTATGTAAGAGCAGTAGTGAGTTTTTCTATTTAGAAGGGGATTATGTGTGCTTAAATGAAGAATTAAAGCCATTTTTAAACAATGCATATTTCCTAAGAAATGTTAAAGATGCTATAGATTTTAGAACTAAAGAATATTATAAAAATAGATTTGAACGCAATAAAAAGTTCTAAATTTTAAAATTATTTAGTAGAAATACTTACACTTATGAAAATTATACTAGAATAATCAACAGGGGGAGTATTAGATGATAAAAAGTATATTAAATAAAATATTTAAAGAAGATAAACCAAATTTATCAAAACAAGATAAAGTAGAAATTAAAGGATCATTAGGAGAGTTAAGACAAGAATTTAGACTAGATAGACTAGAAAGAAATAAATATAGGGTAATAAGTAACATAATTATACCAAATAAAGGTAAAACAACTCAAATAGATCACTTGGTAATATCTAACTATGGGATATTTGTTATAGAAAATAAAAACTTTATAGGCGATATTTACGGTAGTGAATATGATAAAACTTGGACACAGGTAATAGGAAAATCGAGAAATATATTTTATAATCCAGTAGCTCAAAACTATGGGCATATAAAAGCACTAGAAAATATAATAGGAACAGGTAAAGAGATTTACTCTATAATAGTATTTGGAGATAAATCATTATTAAAAAAAATTGATATATCAAGTAATAATGTGAAAGTGATAAATGAAAGAGATCTAATATCAACAATAACCTCATATACAGTAGAAGTATTAACTAATGAAGAGGTAAAAGAATATTTAAATAAAGTTTTAAGTA encodes:
- a CDS encoding ribbon-helix-helix domain-containing protein: MINKDINMRTTLTIPKELKSHLEVLAKEDNRSVNNLIVTILDDYVKENMCKVNNNNNKSF
- a CDS encoding nucleoside triphosphate pyrophosphohydrolase, which gives rise to MKIYDKLVRDRIPEIIEESGKKCEVEVVSNEVALEYLYKKLGEEVEELLTDRNVDEIADVMEVLFAIASKYGYAEDEVLEVRNGKKSARGGFEDNIVLKKVL
- a CDS encoding DEAD/DEAH box helicase family protein, which codes for MNLNINCITGNNDHLYKHIQQSLHSAKSIDIIVSFLMESGVKLIKEDLEEIKNKNIPIRILTGNYLNITQPSALYLLKDILGENVDLRFYNDTKRSFHPKAYIFEYDNGGEIFIGSSNLSRSALTSGIEWNYRIDKCKSEEDFNYYKIMFEDLFNNESIIVDDIELERYSKTWKKPKLYSTSSSKEDPINYIYKEDKDNIVNLFEPRGAQIEALYQLKKSREEGYDKGLVVAATGIGKTYLAAFDSREFNKVLFVAHREEILKQAYESFKNIRKDKIINSNIDDEFSNSMCIVAESNKIENNLYDDKLNSNVEEYNMGYFMNSIKDTNKDIVFASVQSLGKKEYLKEEYFSEDYFDYIVVDEFHHAVSKNYQNIINYFKPKFLLGITATPDRMDNKDVFSICDYNTVYEVSLKDAINKGWLVPFRYYGIYDESVNYDNIEFKNGKYNDKQLEEALSINKRANLILNHYKKYKSKRALGFCTSKAHAEFMAKFFNENNIKACAVYSGNEGQYNEDRNIALQKLRNEELQIIFSVDMFNEGLDVKEIDMVLFLRPTQSSTIFLQQLGRGLRISKDKKYLNVLDFIGNYKKANLVPYLLTGKVSIGKNGESYIPNEEDYPEDCFIDFDFRIIDIFENMRKANQKLEDIIKEEFYKVKLDLGYAPSRVEMFTYMDDMAYVNMKKKAKLNIFKDYIKFLDLINEINGEEASIKDSIAYEFINFIENTSMSKTYKIPVLLAFYNNGYMKLKINDNDLYKSFKEFYSIGSNAVDMLRDKSTSNFKSWEEKQYISLARKNPVKFLCKSSSEFFYLEGDYVCLNEELKPFLNNAYFLRNVKDAIDFRTKEYYKNRFERNKKF
- a CDS encoding NERD domain-containing protein codes for the protein MIKSILNKIFKEDKPNLSKQDKVEIKGSLGELRQEFRLDRLERNKYRVISNIIIPNKGKTTQIDHLVISNYGIFVIENKNFIGDIYGSEYDKTWTQVIGKSRNIFYNPVAQNYGHIKALENIIGTGKEIYSIIVFGDKSLLKKIDISSNNVKVINERDLISTITSYTVEVLTNEEVKEYLNKVLSSMASIRQDIKSHIKNIKSTLEDKNKICPKCNSELVKRSGKYGEFLGCKSYPKCKYTYKL